In one Lycium barbarum isolate Lr01 chromosome 7, ASM1917538v2, whole genome shotgun sequence genomic region, the following are encoded:
- the LOC132603491 gene encoding uncharacterized protein LOC132603491, with translation MELWFEYENLPICFGLREFALMTGLWCHPFPSGEALASRLKKGEPLWAFVSKEGKTVTANFLLEKIKSPETPKNYKFSLALVWFYHCILCARDISSDVDADTTKLACKPSVFNEYPWGLKNYLLTIEYLAKPIKSEYNLYGFRWAFLAWAFEAIPKLQRNAKNVPPKRTLPRILRWMLYGSLKKSTDPFSTTDKKVVHPFLISTNVEKREKYMKDLEPFSSKKADEKIDMLKEELVKVKTITTGEVGAR, from the exons ATGGAGTTGTGGTTTGAATATGAAAATCTGCCTATTTGTTTTGGATTAAGGGAATTTGCCTTGATGACCGGACTATGGTGTCACCCCTTTCCTTCTGGAGAGGCATTGGCTAGTCGGCTAAAGAAGGGTGAACCATTGTGGGCATTTGTTTCCAAGGAAGGAAAAACTGTTACTGCTAACTTCCTCCTTGAAAAGATCAAATCACCTGAAACACCAAAAAATTATAAGTTTTCACTTGCCTTGGTTTGGTTCTATCACTGCATTCTATGTGCAAGAGATATATCATCAGATGTTGATGCCGACACGACCAAGCTAGCTTGCAAGCCCTCTGTCTTCAACGAATATCCATGGGGTCTCAAAAACTATCTTTTGACTATTGAGTATCTTGCAAAACCAATAAAATCTGAATACAACCTCTACGGCTTCCGGTGGGCATTCCTG GCTTGGGCTTTTGAAGCTATTCCAAAACTTCAACGAAATGCTAAGAATGTTCCCCCTAAGAGGACATTGCCACGTATACTAAGGTGGATGTTGTATGGAAGCCTAAAAAAATCTACAGATCCATTCAGTACCACTGATAAAAAA GTAGTGCACCCTTTCCTGATTTCTACAAATGtagaaaaaagggaaaaatacATGAAGGACCTTGAGCCATTTTCCAGTAAGAAAGCTGACGAAAAAATTGATATGTTAAAAGAAGAATTGGTTAAGGTGAAAACCATCACAACAGGTGAAGTAGGAGCTAGGTAG
- the LOC132603492 gene encoding uncharacterized protein LOC132603492, which yields MGSSAFFIICVLHSLIATISGVLILFYLNEVSVLGHGIEIAKKLLGSTPHDQLVIKTYDLFVGLMLCVIGLLLFVVSFVKEREFQSFFAKGCVCLHVAMRLWRVYFERKLEDLAYDWPRQVVGDFVLAISWVFFLVNSWREKYD from the coding sequence ATGGGGTCATCTGCTTTCTTTATAATCTGTGTTCTACATTCACTAATAGCTACTATTAGTGGTGTTTTAATATTGTTCTATTTGAATGAAGTTTCTGTACTTGGACATGGTATTGAAATAGCAAAAAAGTTGTTAGGGTCAACCCCACATGACCAATTGGTGATTAAAACATATGATTTATTTGTTGGATTGATGTTGTGTGTAATTGGGTTACTGTTATTTGTGGTGTCTTTTGTTAAGGAGAGGGAATTTCAGAGTTTTTTCGCGAAAGGTTGTGTTTGTCTTCATGTAGCAATGAGATTATGGAGAGTGTATTTTGAGAGGAAGCTTGAGGATTTGGCTTATGATTGGCCAAGACAAGTTGTTGGTGATTTTGTTCTAGCAATTTCTTGGGTGTTTTTTCTTGTTAATTCATGGAGGGAAAAGTATGattag